TCCGATGGCCTCTGGTTCCTCACCCAATTCCGCCGCTGGGGGTTGCTGCGCGAGGATCCCGACTACCTGGCCATCGCCCGCGCCGTACAATGCACCGAGCTATACAGCGAGGCTGCCGCGGGCCTCGGGCTGGAGCGACCGGCCACCCAGCGCAGCAGCACCCTGCTCGATGGCCGCACCTGGGACGGTAGCGATCCGGCCGGCTACGCCCGCAGCTTCGCCCTCCATGCCCTCACCGACCACTAGGGAGAACGACCTTGCGCATCTTGCTCATCGACGACACCCCCAAGCAGGTCGGCAGGCTCAAGGCCGCCTTGATCGAGGCGGGCTTCGACGTCATCGAAGACTCGGGCCTGACCATCGACCTGCCCGCGCGCATCGAGGCGTTGCGGCCGGATGTCATCCTGTTCGACACCCAGTCGCCCAGCCGCGACGTGATGGAGCAGGTCGGCCTGGTCAACCGTGACCTGCCCCGTCCCATCGTCATGTTCACCGACGAACACGACCCGGCGGTGATGCGCCGCGCCATCCAGTCCGGGGTGAGCGCCTACATCGTCGAGGGCATCCAGACCAGCCGCCTACACGCCATCATCGATGTCGCCCGGGCGCGCTTCGAGACCGACCAGGCGCTGCGCGCCGAACTCCAGGCCCGTGAGCAACAACTGCTGGAACGCAAGAAGGTCGACCAGGCCAAGGGCCTGCTGATGAAGATGCGCGGCTGCAGCGAGGACGAGGCCTACACCCTGATGCGGCGCCAGGCCATGAGCAAGCAACAGAAGCTGATCCAAGTGGCCGACCAGATCATCGCCATGAGCGAATTGCTCGGCTGAAACACCTTGTAACATCCTGGTAATCAGCACGCTCGAAACTGGCGGTCACCTTCAACCGGAGACCGCCCATGCGCGCCGTCACTGCCAGCTTCATCTGCGGATTGCTGCTCACTCCACTGGCCCAGGCGGCCAGCCCTCAGCCCGAAGCCTTGCTCACCAGTCTGGAACAGGCTGGCAAGAGCCCGGCCTTCGCCAAGCTGGAACAGCGCCAGCGTGAGTTGCTGGTACAGCGCCTGCGCCAGGCTGCCCAGCCGTTCGACCAGAGCGGCATCGAGCACGTCCGCCAGGGCGCTCCCCTGGCCGACGAGGCGTGGCTGACCGCCCAAGGCTACGACTTCGCCAAGGAAAAACTGCAACAGGACGACATCCAGGTACTCGAAGGCTTCCGCACGCTGCCGGCGAGCCTGTTGGCGGCCAGTACCGCCACCGTCGTCCGGATCAATCACAGCGCTTCGCCGGCGCTGCAAAACCGCGCGGTGCTCGATGCCGATGGCATTGCCTTCCTCTACTACACCGCCGACGCCCTGGGGCCGCGCCTGGGCCAGGCCTTCCTGGACGCCTATGAGCGTGGCGAGCTGGGCAAGGCCGCAGCCCTGATCAAGGCCTCGGAGG
The window above is part of the Pseudomonas oryzihabitans genome. Proteins encoded here:
- a CDS encoding ANTAR domain-containing response regulator, with protein sequence MRILLIDDTPKQVGRLKAALIEAGFDVIEDSGLTIDLPARIEALRPDVILFDTQSPSRDVMEQVGLVNRDLPRPIVMFTDEHDPAVMRRAIQSGVSAYIVEGIQTSRLHAIIDVARARFETDQALRAELQAREQQLLERKKVDQAKGLLMKMRGCSEDEAYTLMRRQAMSKQQKLIQVADQIIAMSELLG